Proteins from a genomic interval of Mesobacillus sp. S13:
- the moaC gene encoding cyclic pyranopterin monophosphate synthase MoaC, with product MAEFTHFNEEGRAKMVDVSEKPETVRTAVAHSSITVNEDIYVRITENKMKKGDVLAVAQVAGIMAAKKTSEIIPMCHPIPLTGIDLSFDWEQNGNDYVLNISAAVKTKGNTGVEMEALTAASACALTVYDMCKAVDKGMVIGKTYLVEKTGGKNGDFKREEKLR from the coding sequence ATGGCAGAATTTACTCATTTTAACGAAGAGGGCAGAGCAAAGATGGTCGATGTCAGTGAAAAACCGGAGACGGTCCGTACGGCAGTCGCCCATTCAAGCATAACCGTGAATGAAGATATATATGTGAGAATCACTGAAAATAAAATGAAAAAAGGGGATGTACTGGCTGTCGCGCAAGTAGCAGGCATCATGGCGGCGAAAAAAACGTCTGAAATCATCCCGATGTGCCACCCGATTCCACTGACAGGGATTGACCTTTCATTCGATTGGGAGCAAAATGGAAATGACTATGTTTTAAATATCTCCGCAGCTGTAAAAACAAAAGGGAATACAGGTGTGGAAATGGAAGCGTTAACAGCAGCTTCAGCATGTGCGCTGACTGTTTATGATATGTGCAAGGCCGTTGATAAGGGCATGGTAATTGGAAAGACCTATCTGGTCGAAAAAACCGGTGGTAAGAACGGCGATTTCAAGAGAGAAGAAAAGTTGAGATAG
- the groES gene encoding co-chaperone GroES codes for MIKPLGDRIIIELVESEEKTASGIVLPDTAKEKPQEGKVVAVGTGRVLESGERVALEVEVGNRIIFSKYAGTEVKYQGTEYLILRENDILAVVE; via the coding sequence TTGATCAAGCCACTAGGAGATCGCATTATTATCGAGCTTGTTGAGTCTGAAGAAAAAACTGCAAGCGGTATCGTGTTACCCGACACAGCGAAAGAGAAACCTCAAGAAGGTAAAGTCGTAGCTGTTGGAACTGGCCGTGTCCTTGAAAGCGGCGAGCGTGTTGCTCTTGAAGTTGAAGTCGGAAACCGCATTATCTTCTCAAAATACGCAGGCACAGAAGTGAAGTACCAGGGAACTGAGTATCTGATCCTACGTGAAAATGACATTTTAGCAGTAGTAGAATAA
- a CDS encoding CPBP family intramembrane glutamic endopeptidase, which translates to MKKEYWYIIIAYIVMQLSSLIGIPIVAFTGAAMGKSLEEMETLSIPYWLVISFSLTLVIVLLLLRKERRSHADLRDASSPASSAAWAFAGVFLALFAQSIAANIENMLGIEMGSENTQEIIKLIEMFPVVILVSSIIGPILEEIVFRKIIFGSLHKKMNFFFAGLISSVIFALAHMEPEHVILYSAMGFTFAFLYVKTKRIIVPIIAHVTMNTMVVLLQSVFREDIERMIKEAEKIQGFIGGF; encoded by the coding sequence TTGAAAAAGGAATATTGGTACATCATTATCGCCTATATAGTCATGCAGCTTTCAAGCCTGATTGGCATCCCGATTGTCGCCTTCACCGGTGCTGCAATGGGAAAGAGCCTGGAAGAAATGGAAACCCTCTCGATTCCATACTGGCTTGTGATCAGCTTTTCACTGACACTAGTCATCGTGCTTTTGCTTTTGAGGAAAGAACGCAGATCTCATGCGGACTTACGTGATGCGTCCTCTCCAGCAAGCTCAGCCGCCTGGGCTTTCGCAGGTGTATTCCTCGCACTGTTCGCGCAATCAATCGCCGCCAATATCGAAAATATGCTTGGCATCGAAATGGGATCTGAGAATACCCAGGAAATCATTAAGCTGATTGAAATGTTCCCGGTTGTCATTTTGGTCAGTTCGATCATCGGCCCTATATTAGAGGAAATCGTCTTCCGTAAGATCATTTTCGGCAGCCTGCATAAGAAAATGAATTTCTTTTTCGCTGGATTGATCAGCTCTGTTATTTTTGCGCTTGCACATATGGAACCAGAGCATGTGATCTTGTACTCTGCAATGGGGTTCACTTTTGCTTTCCTTTATGTAAAAACAAAGCGGATCATCGTGCCAATCATCGCCCATGTTACAATGAATACAATGGTTGTTCTGCTTCAATCCGTATTTAGGGAAGACATTGAGAGAATGATAAAAGAAGCAGAGAAAATTCAAGGTTTTATTGGGGGATTCTAA
- the tsaE gene encoding tRNA (adenosine(37)-N6)-threonylcarbamoyltransferase complex ATPase subunit type 1 TsaE: MATYQYISKQPEDTMDFAKRLAGLLEAGDVIALEGDLGAGKTTFTKGLAEGLGITRNVNSPTFTIIKEYQGRLPLYHMDVYRVEDAFEDLGFEEYFEGNGVTVVEWAHLIEAQLPEELLLLQLYLDEDGARRIVAEPKGNRYEELCKEIF, from the coding sequence ATGGCTACATATCAATACATTTCAAAGCAGCCGGAAGATACAATGGATTTTGCTAAAAGGCTGGCTGGTCTACTTGAAGCAGGAGATGTCATTGCGCTCGAAGGCGATTTAGGTGCAGGAAAGACGACTTTCACAAAGGGTCTTGCCGAAGGATTGGGGATCACGAGGAATGTGAACAGTCCGACATTTACGATCATCAAGGAATACCAGGGGCGCCTCCCTCTCTATCATATGGATGTGTATCGAGTGGAAGATGCGTTTGAAGATCTTGGTTTTGAAGAATACTTTGAAGGTAATGGTGTGACGGTTGTGGAATGGGCTCATTTGATTGAAGCCCAGCTGCCTGAAGAGCTATTGCTTCTTCAATTATATCTTGATGAAGATGGTGCCAGAAGAATCGTTGCTGAGCCAAAGGGCAATCGATATGAAGAATTGTGTAAGGAGATATTTTAA
- a CDS encoding GNAT family N-acetyltransferase — protein MIYLETSRLKLRDWSAEDLEHFAKMNADQEVMKYFANTLSEEETHQFYQNIISELEECGYGLYAVEVKETKEYIGFIGFHRATFEADFTPCIEIGWRLKKEAWGNGYATEGAKACLEYGFNELGFSKVVSFTAEINRPSINVMKKIGMKPVKTFQHPKVDMGSPLKRHVLFQIEC, from the coding sequence ATGATCTATTTGGAAACGTCAAGGCTGAAACTGCGTGACTGGTCAGCAGAAGATCTGGAGCACTTTGCAAAAATGAATGCGGACCAGGAGGTCATGAAGTATTTTGCCAATACTTTATCAGAAGAAGAAACGCATCAATTTTATCAAAACATCATCTCCGAGCTGGAGGAATGCGGCTATGGGCTGTATGCTGTTGAAGTCAAGGAGACGAAAGAATATATAGGTTTTATAGGATTTCACAGGGCAACTTTCGAAGCGGATTTTACCCCTTGTATTGAAATTGGCTGGAGGCTCAAGAAAGAGGCATGGGGAAATGGGTATGCAACGGAAGGGGCTAAGGCCTGTCTGGAGTATGGATTTAATGAACTGGGCTTTAGCAAGGTCGTCAGTTTCACAGCTGAGATCAACAGACCTTCTATAAATGTCATGAAAAAAATCGGCATGAAGCCCGTTAAGACTTTTCAACATCCTAAAGTGGATATGGGCAGTCCTTTGAAGAGGCATGTCCTGTTTCAAATAGAATGTTAA
- the rimI gene encoding ribosomal protein S18-alanine N-acetyltransferase yields MNKTITFRHMTVDDLDEVMEVEVNSFTIPWSREAFFNELTKNQFAQYLIVEVDQKVVGYCGVWIIVDEAHITNIALLPEYRGLKLGKALMAKVMELAREMDAMRMTLEVRVSNVRAQNLYRKFGFEEGAIRKQYYTDNMEDALVMWVNL; encoded by the coding sequence ATGAATAAAACGATAACGTTCCGGCATATGACGGTAGATGATCTGGATGAAGTGATGGAGGTAGAGGTTAATTCCTTTACTATACCATGGAGCAGGGAAGCTTTTTTCAATGAGTTGACGAAGAATCAGTTTGCACAATATCTGATTGTGGAAGTGGATCAAAAAGTAGTTGGCTATTGTGGAGTGTGGATTATCGTTGATGAAGCACATATCACGAATATCGCCTTGCTTCCGGAATACAGGGGATTGAAGCTGGGTAAGGCTCTGATGGCTAAGGTCATGGAGCTTGCCCGCGAAATGGATGCAATGAGGATGACTCTAGAAGTCAGGGTCAGCAATGTGAGGGCTCAAAATTTGTATCGCAAGTTCGGATTCGAAGAAGGAGCTATTAGGAAACAATATTATACAGACAATATGGAAGACGCTTTAGTAATGTGGGTGAATTTATAA
- a CDS encoding Tex family protein, which yields MDKQDQYVKIIAKEQSLTAKQVQSVISLIDEGNTVPFIARYRKEMTGALDEVQIRDIVDRWQYIQNLEQRKEEVIRLIEEQGKLTDELKVSIEKAIKLQEVEDLYRPYKQKRRTKATVAKEKGLEPLAQWMLEFPVNGSLEEKAQEFLSEEKGVESIEEALAGAKDIVAEIVSDDADSRKWIRNETFKSGSIESSVKNEELDEKNVYEMYYEYSEPVNKVVPHRILALNRGEKEDLLRVSIKPKTDVIMTYLTRKWITKNHSITASAVTEAIEDAYKRLIQPSIEREIRNELTEKAEEQAIHIFSENLRKLLLQPPLKGKVVLGVDPAFRTGCKLAAVDETGKVLSIGVIYPHTSGSKNTEAKDKFVKVLKEYDVEMVAIGNGTASRETEQFVSDILKEMDKEIYYLIVNEAGASVYSASDLAREEFPNYQVEERSAVSIARRLQDPLAELVKIDPKSVGVGQYQHDVSQKKLSESLTFVVETAVNQVGVNVNTASSSLLQYVSGLSKTVANNIVKKREEEGKFTSRTQLKKIPRLGAKTYEQAIGFLRVIDGKEPLDRTGIHPESYGEVKQLLESLGFKSKDLGTPALKDALAKINIDQTADELGIGKLTLKDIIDALVRPERDPRDELPAPLLKKDVLKLEDLKTGMELQGTVRNVVDFGAFVDIGVKQDGLVHISKLSNRFVKHPLDIVSVGDVVTVWVDSVDQKKGRVALTMLKPDQA from the coding sequence ATGGATAAGCAAGATCAATATGTAAAAATCATTGCCAAAGAGCAATCGTTAACAGCTAAACAAGTGCAAAGTGTCATTTCATTAATTGATGAAGGAAACACTGTACCGTTCATAGCCCGTTACCGAAAGGAAATGACTGGTGCCCTTGATGAAGTGCAAATCCGTGACATCGTTGACCGATGGCAATACATACAGAATTTAGAACAGCGCAAAGAGGAAGTCATCAGGCTCATTGAAGAACAAGGGAAACTGACGGACGAATTGAAGGTAAGCATCGAAAAAGCAATCAAGCTACAGGAAGTAGAAGACCTGTATCGTCCATACAAGCAAAAAAGAAGGACGAAAGCGACTGTTGCCAAAGAAAAAGGTCTTGAACCGCTTGCTCAGTGGATGCTGGAATTTCCGGTAAACGGTAGTCTTGAAGAAAAAGCACAGGAGTTTTTATCGGAAGAAAAAGGTGTAGAATCTATTGAAGAGGCACTTGCCGGTGCGAAAGACATTGTTGCCGAAATTGTTTCCGATGACGCAGACAGCCGCAAGTGGATCCGGAATGAAACTTTTAAGTCTGGCTCTATCGAATCTTCAGTGAAAAATGAAGAGCTGGATGAGAAAAATGTATACGAGATGTATTACGAGTATTCCGAGCCAGTCAATAAAGTGGTACCGCATCGAATCCTTGCCCTCAATCGCGGTGAAAAAGAAGATCTGTTAAGGGTATCAATAAAGCCGAAAACAGATGTCATCATGACCTATTTGACGCGCAAGTGGATTACTAAAAATCATTCGATCACAGCTTCTGCAGTAACAGAGGCAATCGAAGATGCATATAAGCGACTGATTCAGCCATCAATCGAACGTGAGATCAGGAACGAACTGACAGAAAAGGCCGAAGAGCAAGCAATTCATATTTTCTCGGAAAACCTCCGAAAATTGCTCTTGCAACCACCTTTAAAAGGGAAGGTGGTCCTGGGAGTTGACCCTGCATTCAGAACAGGCTGCAAGTTGGCTGCTGTAGATGAAACGGGAAAAGTTCTTTCAATCGGCGTCATTTACCCGCATACCTCTGGCTCGAAAAATACGGAAGCTAAGGATAAGTTCGTTAAGGTCCTAAAAGAGTATGACGTAGAAATGGTTGCAATCGGCAACGGTACTGCATCCAGGGAAACGGAACAATTCGTGTCGGATATACTGAAAGAAATGGATAAGGAGATTTACTATCTCATTGTCAATGAAGCGGGTGCCAGTGTCTATTCCGCGTCAGACCTTGCTCGTGAAGAATTTCCTAATTACCAGGTTGAAGAGCGAAGCGCGGTTTCAATTGCCCGACGATTGCAGGACCCACTTGCTGAACTTGTTAAAATCGACCCGAAATCCGTCGGTGTTGGCCAGTATCAGCATGATGTCAGCCAGAAAAAGCTATCTGAATCTCTGACATTCGTTGTTGAGACAGCAGTTAACCAGGTAGGAGTCAATGTAAATACAGCTTCATCTTCTTTATTGCAGTATGTATCTGGCCTTTCCAAAACAGTAGCCAATAACATCGTGAAGAAACGTGAGGAAGAAGGAAAGTTTACTAGCAGGACGCAGCTGAAAAAAATTCCGCGACTTGGAGCCAAAACCTATGAACAGGCAATTGGATTCCTGCGTGTAATTGATGGAAAGGAACCTCTAGATCGAACGGGCATCCACCCGGAAAGTTACGGTGAGGTAAAACAATTACTCGAGAGCCTTGGCTTTAAATCTAAGGATTTAGGGACTCCAGCCTTAAAGGATGCTCTCGCAAAAATCAACATCGACCAAACAGCAGATGAATTAGGAATCGGCAAACTTACACTGAAAGATATTATAGATGCACTTGTAAGACCTGAACGGGACCCGCGTGATGAGCTTCCAGCACCGCTATTGAAAAAGGATGTATTGAAGCTTGAGGATCTGAAAACAGGAATGGAACTTCAAGGTACTGTACGAAATGTGGTAGACTTCGGAGCCTTCGTTGATATCGGGGTAAAACAAGATGGGCTTGTCCATATCTCGAAGCTAAGCAACCGATTCGTAAAACACCCCCTTGATATTGTCTCCGTCGGGGACGTCGTTACTGTTTGGGTGGATAGTGTCGACCAGAAGAAAGGTCGAGTCGCTTTGACAATGCTGAAGCCTGACCAGGCATAA
- the cmpA gene encoding cortex morphogenetic protein CmpA: protein MPVWFQNQMKRAFYEKNRYQIKLLNQCWYFYRKKHGSND, encoded by the coding sequence ATGCCTGTCTGGTTTCAAAATCAAATGAAACGAGCCTTCTATGAGAAAAACAGATATCAAATCAAACTTCTAAACCAATGTTGGTACTTTTATAGAAAGAAACATGGGTCAAATGATTAA
- the tsaB gene encoding tRNA (adenosine(37)-N6)-threonylcarbamoyltransferase complex dimerization subunit type 1 TsaB gives MKVLSIDTSNYVLGIGLLDGETVMGEYISNIKKNHSVRVMPAIQTLMEECNIKPAELSKIVVAEGPGSYTGVRIGVTIAKTMAWSLKIPLSGVSSLEVAAASAGRYFDGYVSPFFDARRGQIYTGLYKFENQLLETVKNDRLVMSADWVKQLNEMDSRILFTSNDLKLHEEVIKEELGDKAVFAAVTELNPRPAELALLGRDKDGVDLHTFVPNYIRLAEAEANWLKAQETKN, from the coding sequence ATGAAGGTATTATCAATCGATACGTCCAATTATGTCCTGGGGATTGGCTTGCTTGATGGTGAGACCGTTATGGGAGAGTATATCTCCAATATAAAGAAGAATCATTCGGTAAGGGTCATGCCGGCGATCCAGACATTGATGGAAGAATGTAATATTAAGCCGGCAGAATTATCAAAGATTGTAGTTGCCGAGGGTCCTGGTTCCTACACTGGTGTAAGGATTGGAGTGACCATTGCTAAAACAATGGCCTGGAGCTTGAAGATTCCGTTATCAGGAGTATCTAGCCTTGAAGTGGCAGCGGCATCCGCTGGAAGGTATTTTGATGGGTATGTTTCACCTTTCTTTGATGCAAGGAGAGGACAGATTTATACTGGGTTATATAAGTTTGAGAATCAATTATTGGAGACTGTAAAAAATGATCGGCTTGTCATGTCAGCAGATTGGGTAAAACAATTGAATGAAATGGACAGCAGGATATTATTCACGAGCAATGATTTGAAACTCCATGAAGAGGTCATTAAGGAGGAGCTTGGTGATAAGGCAGTTTTTGCAGCTGTCACTGAGTTGAACCCTAGACCAGCAGAGCTTGCATTATTGGGACGGGATAAAGATGGTGTTGACCTTCATACTTTTGTTCCTAATTATATCCGCCTGGCGGAAGCAGAGGCTAACTGGCTGAAAGCGCAAGAGACTAAAAATTAA
- a CDS encoding YdiK family protein has translation MKQSPLFSGIVYILLGSLFTYFAIQNVNDSGWGFFSYLLVALATFDFGSGIRMILFHFKLKNIKKK, from the coding sequence ATGAAACAATCGCCTTTATTTTCAGGCATTGTCTACATCTTGTTAGGCAGCTTATTCACCTATTTCGCCATCCAGAATGTAAACGATTCAGGATGGGGATTCTTCAGCTACTTGCTAGTGGCTCTTGCCACGTTCGACTTTGGTTCTGGCATCAGGATGATCCTTTTTCATTTCAAATTGAAGAATATAAAGAAAAAGTAG
- a CDS encoding SprT family protein, whose protein sequence is MTDQELHDLVVLISKEYFQKPFRHKAFFNPRLRTTGGRYMLSSHNIEINKKYFEQLGEAELIGIIKHELCHYHLHIEGKGYKHRDKDFRDLLKKVDAPRFCSVLPEEKKRRVKQKFIYYQCSECKLIYRRKRSINTSKYVCGKCRGKLIKVKEMTVE, encoded by the coding sequence ATGACTGATCAAGAATTACACGATCTTGTCGTGTTGATTTCCAAGGAATACTTCCAGAAACCATTCCGGCATAAAGCATTCTTCAACCCCAGACTCCGGACAACCGGCGGACGATACATGCTAAGCAGCCACAATATCGAAATTAATAAAAAGTATTTTGAGCAGCTGGGTGAAGCTGAACTCATTGGGATTATCAAACATGAGCTATGCCATTACCACCTTCATATAGAAGGAAAAGGATACAAGCATCGCGATAAAGACTTTAGAGATTTGTTGAAAAAGGTAGATGCCCCGAGATTTTGTTCAGTGCTTCCGGAAGAAAAGAAAAGAAGGGTGAAACAGAAATTCATTTATTATCAGTGCAGCGAATGTAAGTTGATCTATCGCCGCAAAAGATCTATCAATACCTCGAAATATGTGTGTGGAAAATGCCGAGGAAAGCTGATAAAAGTAAAAGAAATGACTGTAGAATAA
- a CDS encoding ABC-F family ATP-binding cassette domain-containing protein: MILLQVNQLSKYFAADLILSNIKFEIQTNDRVALVGRNGAGKSTLLKIIAGYESHDGGEIIRPKGTMIGYLAQNTGLESEKSIWDEMLAVFDHLHRMEKDLRRLEEKMSDPDILSNQTEYDRVLKDYDLLQVQFKEKGGYQYEADIRSVLHGLNFHSFDYSTKISTLSGGQKTRLALAKLLLTRPDILILDEPTNHLDIDTLSWLEQYLQGYNGAILIVSHDRYFLDKVVNQVYEISRHQLTKFPGNYSSYLNQKAANYERDMKLYEKQQDEISKLQDFIQRNLARASTTKRAQSRRKQLEKIDRMDRPKGDEKSASFSFQIERQSGNDVMKVDALSVGYHNDIVSENIFFNLSRGDSTALVGPNGVGKSTLLKTIVEKLPSIKGNIQYGSNVSIGYYDQEQAELSSNKKVLNELWDEYPLKSEKEIRTVLGNFLFSGDDVLKIVSTLSGGEKARLALAKLMLQNSNFLILDEPTNHLDLDSKEVLENALIDYPGTILFVSHDRYFINRIATKVLELDRGGATEYLGDYDYYVEKKLEQEELRAMAEQAAKASGSVVDNSKQDKTSYQQDKEAKKLERQRKRRMEEVEAKIEQLELEVAEYEELLCDPEIFQDHEKAGEINSKIEAAKEALDELMEEWTELA, encoded by the coding sequence ATGATTTTATTACAGGTTAATCAGCTATCAAAATATTTTGCTGCTGATCTTATTTTATCGAATATAAAGTTTGAAATACAGACCAACGACCGTGTTGCGCTTGTTGGAAGGAACGGAGCAGGAAAATCAACCCTGCTGAAAATCATTGCCGGGTATGAATCCCATGATGGCGGAGAAATCATCCGTCCTAAAGGGACGATGATTGGCTATCTCGCCCAGAATACCGGGCTGGAATCCGAGAAAAGCATCTGGGATGAAATGCTGGCCGTTTTTGACCATCTGCACAGGATGGAAAAAGACTTGCGCAGATTGGAAGAAAAGATGTCGGATCCTGACATTCTTTCTAACCAGACAGAATACGACAGGGTTTTAAAAGATTATGACCTGCTGCAGGTCCAGTTCAAGGAAAAAGGCGGCTACCAATATGAAGCCGATATTCGTTCCGTCCTTCACGGCCTTAACTTCCATTCTTTTGATTATTCCACAAAAATATCCACTTTAAGCGGGGGACAAAAAACTAGACTCGCATTGGCGAAACTTTTATTGACCCGTCCGGATATTTTGATTCTCGATGAACCGACGAACCATCTTGATATTGACACGCTATCGTGGCTTGAGCAGTATTTGCAGGGCTACAACGGCGCAATCTTGATTGTATCCCACGACCGGTATTTCCTTGATAAAGTCGTCAACCAGGTTTATGAAATTTCCCGCCATCAGCTGACAAAGTTTCCTGGCAATTACAGCTCGTACTTAAATCAGAAAGCTGCGAATTACGAACGCGACATGAAACTGTATGAGAAGCAGCAGGATGAAATCTCCAAGCTCCAGGATTTTATCCAGAGGAACTTGGCCAGGGCATCCACAACCAAGCGTGCCCAAAGCCGTCGGAAGCAGCTGGAAAAAATCGATCGCATGGACAGGCCCAAGGGAGATGAAAAATCTGCCTCATTCAGCTTTCAAATCGAACGACAAAGCGGCAACGATGTCATGAAGGTTGATGCCCTATCTGTCGGCTATCACAATGACATCGTATCTGAAAATATCTTTTTCAATCTTTCACGTGGAGACAGCACGGCACTGGTTGGACCAAATGGCGTTGGTAAATCAACTTTATTAAAAACCATCGTGGAGAAACTGCCTTCGATTAAAGGGAATATTCAATACGGTTCTAATGTCTCGATTGGCTACTATGATCAGGAACAGGCAGAACTTAGCTCGAACAAAAAGGTTTTGAATGAACTCTGGGATGAATACCCATTGAAATCCGAAAAAGAGATCCGTACCGTCCTGGGGAACTTCCTATTCTCAGGAGACGATGTCCTAAAGATCGTTTCCACGCTTAGCGGTGGCGAAAAAGCACGTTTGGCACTGGCCAAGCTGATGCTGCAGAACTCGAATTTCTTAATTCTGGACGAGCCGACAAACCACCTTGATCTGGACAGCAAAGAAGTTCTTGAAAATGCACTGATCGATTATCCAGGCACCATCCTGTTCGTCTCACATGACCGTTATTTTATCAATAGGATAGCCACAAAAGTACTCGAGCTCGATCGAGGCGGTGCAACGGAATACCTTGGTGATTACGATTACTATGTCGAGAAAAAGCTGGAGCAGGAAGAGCTGCGAGCCATGGCCGAACAGGCTGCCAAAGCATCGGGAAGTGTTGTGGACAACTCCAAGCAGGACAAGACCTCCTACCAGCAGGACAAAGAAGCCAAAAAACTCGAACGCCAGCGCAAACGCCGCATGGAAGAAGTGGAAGCAAAAATTGAACAACTAGAGTTGGAAGTCGCTGAATATGAAGAATTGCTCTGTGACCCTGAAATCTTCCAGGATCACGAAAAAGCTGGAGAAATCAATAGCAAAATTGAAGCCGCCAAAGAGGCACTCGATGAATTGATGGAAGAGTGGACAGAGCTGGCTTAA
- a CDS encoding redox-sensing transcriptional repressor Rex codes for MTNDAMKIPQATAKRLPLYYRFLLNLHSSGKQRVSSAELSEAVKVDSATIRRDFSYFGALGKKGYGYNVNYLLTFFRKTLDQDELTKVALIGVGNLGTAFLNYNFSKNNNTKIEIAFDVDPGKVGTKIGDVAVYHMDDLDKVVVEEGIQVAILTVPSAVAQPITDRLVQANIKGILNFTPARLNVPSSIRIHHIDLAVELQSLIYFLKHYPTDTEPTESAE; via the coding sequence ATGACGAATGATGCTATGAAGATTCCGCAGGCAACCGCAAAACGTTTGCCGCTGTATTACCGGTTCTTATTGAACTTGCATTCTTCAGGAAAGCAAAGGGTATCATCAGCGGAATTAAGTGAAGCGGTAAAAGTGGATTCAGCGACAATCCGCAGGGATTTTTCCTACTTTGGAGCTTTGGGTAAAAAGGGGTACGGCTATAATGTCAATTACCTGCTGACCTTTTTCCGAAAGACGCTGGATCAGGATGAATTGACGAAGGTTGCCTTGATCGGAGTCGGTAATCTGGGAACAGCGTTTCTGAACTACAATTTTTCAAAGAACAATAATACGAAAATCGAGATTGCCTTTGACGTAGATCCAGGCAAAGTGGGCACGAAGATTGGTGACGTAGCAGTGTACCATATGGATGATCTCGACAAAGTTGTCGTAGAGGAAGGCATCCAGGTGGCAATCCTGACAGTCCCGTCTGCTGTCGCACAGCCGATAACAGACCGATTGGTGCAGGCAAATATCAAAGGAATCCTGAACTTCACGCCGGCGAGGCTGAACGTGCCTTCATCGATCAGGATCCATCATATTGATTTGGCAGTTGAATTGCAATCATTGATCTATTTCTTAAAGCATTACCCGACAGATACCGAACCAACAGAATCGGCAGAATAA
- the tsaD gene encoding tRNA (adenosine(37)-N6)-threonylcarbamoyltransferase complex transferase subunit TsaD — translation MTKDQLIMGIETSCDETAVAIVKNGREILANVVASQIESHKRFGGVVPEIASRHHVEQITLVLEEALAQAKVDVKDLDAIAVTEGPGLVGALLIGVNAAKALAFANGIPLVGVHHIAGHIYANRLIAEMNFPLLSLVVSGGHTELVYMKEHGHFEVIGETRDDAAGEAYDKVARTLHLPYPGGPHIDRLAHEGKATIDLPRAWLEEGSYDFSFSGLKSAVINVVHNAQQRGEEIAPEDLAASFQESVIDVLVTKTQRAVKEYGVKQVLLAGGVAANKGLREKLSTEFVDSDVEIVIPPLSLCTDNAAMIAAAGSVMYEKGQRADLTLNGNPGLEITIHN, via the coding sequence ATGACAAAAGACCAATTAATAATGGGAATAGAGACGAGCTGTGATGAAACGGCTGTTGCGATTGTGAAAAATGGACGGGAGATTCTTGCGAATGTCGTCGCTTCTCAGATTGAGAGCCATAAGCGCTTTGGCGGCGTTGTACCTGAAATCGCTTCTAGGCATCATGTTGAACAGATCACTCTTGTTTTAGAGGAAGCTTTAGCCCAGGCAAAGGTTGATGTAAAGGACCTGGATGCGATTGCTGTTACAGAAGGCCCAGGTCTAGTAGGCGCTTTATTGATCGGCGTTAATGCTGCCAAAGCACTGGCGTTTGCGAATGGAATACCACTCGTTGGCGTCCATCATATTGCGGGCCATATCTATGCGAACCGTCTAATTGCTGAAATGAACTTCCCGCTGCTGTCACTAGTCGTATCTGGCGGGCACACTGAGCTCGTATATATGAAAGAACACGGTCATTTCGAGGTAATAGGCGAGACAAGAGATGATGCTGCAGGGGAAGCGTATGACAAGGTAGCAAGGACATTGCATCTTCCATATCCGGGTGGTCCACATATTGACAGGCTTGCCCATGAAGGAAAGGCAACGATTGACTTGCCACGTGCATGGCTCGAAGAAGGCTCTTATGATTTTAGTTTCAGCGGTTTGAAGTCTGCTGTTATCAATGTTGTGCATAATGCCCAGCAGCGAGGCGAGGAAATAGCGCCTGAAGACCTTGCAGCTAGTTTCCAGGAAAGTGTGATCGATGTACTTGTCACTAAAACACAAAGAGCTGTTAAGGAGTACGGAGTAAAACAGGTTCTTCTTGCTGGAGGAGTTGCAGCGAATAAGGGATTGAGAGAAAAACTATCCACAGAATTTGTAGATTCGGATGTGGAAATTGTTATTCCTCCATTGTCTTTGTGCACAGATAATGCTGCCATGATTGCTGCTGCAGGAAGTGTTATGTATGAAAAAGGCCAGCGAGCTGATTTAACTTTGAATGGAAATCCAGGTCTAGAGATTACTATCCACAACTAA